CTGTAGCGTCATTATCAACACTGCAACTGTCAATGTGGGAAGTGCGATCGCCAATAAGCAGCAGTGCAAATTACTGCCCCTATAAACATGGGAATTACGGCTAATCGCACCCACACATCCTACTCATCGGTTCCGACAATTTCGGCTCCCGCCACAATACGATTGCCAGTCGCATGGGCCGTAAATAGACCATTCAATCCCACATAGCCTAGAGTATCCACGTAGCCTGCAACCCAACCTAGAATTGCGGTAAGCAGGTGTTCGCGATGCTGGGATGCCATTGAAGAATTTTCCTGAGTCGTTTAATTCACGATTTCATTTTGGGATCAAGCCAGTTCTTAATTCAC
This genomic window from Oscillatoria sp. FACHB-1407 contains:
- a CDS encoding DUF1275 family protein; amino-acid sequence: MASQHREHLLTAILGWVAGYVDTLGYVGLNGLFTAHATGNRIVAGAEIVGTDE